One window of the Paenibacillus beijingensis genome contains the following:
- a CDS encoding glutamine--tRNA ligase/YqeY domain fusion protein, with the protein MENNTSSSNFIRQIVAEDLKSGRTRQVITRFPPEPNGYLHIGHAKSICLNFELADDVGGRTNLRFDDTNPVKEDTEYVESIQDDVKWLGFEWEELHFASDYFEELYERAELLIRKGKAYVCDLSADQIRELRGTLTEPGTNSPYRDRSVEENLDLFRRMRAGEFRDGERVLRAKIDMSSPNINMRDPVLYRIAHAHHHRTGDAWCIYPMYDYAHPLSDAIEGVTHSICTLEFEDHRPLYDWTIAECEMESEPHQYEFGRLNLTNTVMSKRKLKQLVDEKVVDGWDDPRMPTISGLRRKGYTPESIRAFCRAIGVSKGYGLVDERMLEHFIREDLKLKALRTMGIIRPLKVVITNYPEGQVEMLEAENNAENEELGTRQIPFSREIYIEQDDFMENPPAKYFRLFPGNEVRLKHAYFIKCEEVIKDASGNVIELRCTYDPETKSGSGFTGRKVKGTLHWVEASQAVPAEFRLYEPLITSEAEETGKPFLECINPGSLEILDGYVERNMSGAQGQEKFQFFRHGYFNVDPKLSADDKLVFNRIVSLKSSFDPAKG; encoded by the coding sequence ATGGAAAACAACACATCATCCTCGAACTTTATTCGTCAAATTGTGGCCGAGGATCTGAAAAGCGGACGAACCCGTCAAGTCATCACCCGCTTTCCGCCCGAACCGAACGGTTATCTTCATATTGGTCATGCCAAATCGATTTGCCTGAACTTTGAGCTGGCGGACGATGTGGGGGGACGGACGAATCTCCGTTTTGACGACACGAATCCGGTGAAAGAAGATACGGAATATGTAGAATCGATCCAAGACGATGTAAAGTGGCTCGGCTTCGAGTGGGAAGAGCTGCATTTTGCTTCCGACTATTTCGAAGAGCTGTACGAGCGTGCCGAGCTGTTGATCCGCAAAGGAAAAGCGTACGTTTGCGATTTGAGCGCCGACCAAATCCGCGAGCTGCGCGGCACCCTTACCGAGCCGGGTACAAACAGCCCCTACAGGGACCGTTCCGTAGAGGAAAATCTCGATCTGTTCCGCCGCATGCGGGCTGGGGAGTTTCGCGATGGAGAGCGGGTGCTGCGGGCAAAAATCGACATGAGCTCGCCGAACATCAACATGCGCGATCCGGTGTTGTACCGCATTGCCCATGCCCACCATCACCGTACCGGCGATGCGTGGTGCATCTACCCGATGTACGATTACGCGCATCCGCTCAGCGATGCCATCGAAGGCGTCACGCATTCGATCTGTACGCTCGAATTCGAAGATCACCGTCCGCTCTACGACTGGACGATCGCCGAATGCGAAATGGAGTCCGAACCGCATCAATACGAATTCGGCCGTTTGAATCTTACGAACACCGTCATGAGCAAACGGAAGCTGAAGCAGCTCGTAGACGAGAAGGTGGTGGACGGCTGGGACGATCCGCGGATGCCTACCATCAGCGGCTTGCGCCGAAAGGGTTACACCCCGGAATCGATTCGTGCCTTCTGCCGTGCAATCGGCGTTTCCAAAGGTTACGGCCTTGTCGACGAACGGATGCTGGAGCATTTTATCCGGGAAGATTTGAAGCTGAAGGCGCTGCGCACGATGGGCATTATCCGTCCGCTTAAAGTGGTTATTACCAATTACCCGGAAGGGCAGGTCGAGATGCTGGAAGCGGAAAACAACGCCGAGAACGAAGAGCTGGGGACGCGTCAAATTCCGTTTTCGCGGGAGATTTACATTGAGCAAGACGACTTCATGGAAAATCCGCCGGCCAAATATTTCCGCTTGTTCCCGGGCAATGAAGTACGTTTAAAGCACGCTTACTTTATCAAATGCGAGGAAGTCATTAAGGACGCAAGCGGCAATGTGATCGAGCTTCGCTGCACGTACGACCCGGAAACGAAGAGCGGTTCCGGCTTTACCGGCCGTAAAGTAAAAGGAACGCTGCATTGGGTGGAAGCGTCGCAAGCCGTTCCTGCCGAGTTCCGTCTCTACGAACCGTTAATTACAAGCGAAGCCGAAGAGACCGGCAAACCGTTCCTGGAGTGCATCAACCCCGGCTCGCTCGAAATTTTGGACGGCTATGTGGAACGAAATATGTCCGGTGCGCAAGGCCAGGAGAAGTTCCAATTTTTCCGCCACGGCTACTTCAACGTCGACCCGAAGCTTTCCGCGGACGACAAGCTGGTCTTCAATCGGATTGTGTCGCTGAAAAGCTCCTTTGATCCGGCAAAGGGGTAA
- a CDS encoding glutathione peroxidase yields MTIYDFSLQTIKGEEQTLADYKGKVLVIVNTASKCGLTPQYEGLQKLYEQYHEQGLEILGFPSNQFAGQEPGSNAEVESFCQLNYGVTFPLFSKTDVNGPDAHPLFKHLIEAAPFQGADTAATGGEEPDNNDIKWNFTKFLIDRDGHVVKRFEPKVEPAAMAADIEKQL; encoded by the coding sequence GTGACTATTTACGACTTTTCTCTGCAAACGATCAAAGGTGAAGAGCAAACTCTCGCAGATTACAAGGGCAAGGTGCTCGTCATCGTCAACACGGCCAGCAAGTGCGGGCTTACGCCTCAGTACGAAGGACTGCAAAAGCTCTACGAACAATATCATGAGCAGGGGCTCGAAATTTTGGGCTTCCCGAGCAATCAGTTTGCAGGGCAGGAGCCGGGCAGCAATGCCGAAGTGGAAAGCTTTTGCCAGTTGAATTATGGGGTGACGTTTCCCTTGTTTTCCAAAACCGATGTCAACGGTCCGGATGCCCATCCGCTGTTCAAGCATTTAATTGAAGCAGCGCCCTTCCAAGGGGCCGACACGGCAGCGACAGGCGGCGAGGAGCCGGATAACAACGACATTAAATGGAATTTTACGAAATTTCTCATCGACCGCGATGGCCATGTCGTCAAACGTTTCGAACCGAAAGTGGAGCCGGCCGCAATGGCTGCGGATATCGAGAAACAGCTATAA